A region of Micrococcales bacterium DNA encodes the following proteins:
- a CDS encoding helix-turn-helix domain-containing protein: MNTAYPHKTALFGLEPMLTTAELSTVLGIPVSTIYDWRTHGKGPVAHRFGKHLRFAVSDIQTWMATRRGDERMAGGELQ, from the coding sequence ATGAACACTGCCTACCCGCACAAGACCGCCCTGTTCGGGCTTGAACCGATGTTGACCACCGCTGAGCTGTCCACGGTTCTGGGTATCCCCGTGTCAACCATCTACGACTGGCGCACTCACGGTAAAGGACCTGTCGCGCACAGGTTCGGCAAACACTTAAGGTTCGCCGTGTCAGACATCCAGACCTGGATGGCAACCCGGCGTGGCGACGAGCGCATGGCTGGAGGTGAGCTGCAATGA
- the pknB gene encoding Stk1 family PASTA domain-containing Ser/Thr kinase, with translation MPPTTQDPLIGATVDGRYRVISRLARGGMATVYRAHDQRLDREVAVKVLHPHLAEGQEFIDRFRREARAAAKLIHPCIVAVYDQGSYNEAPYLVMELVEGSNLRTMMQGSGLPPVGKALDFMAQVLDALAVAHSAGFVHRDVKPENILISKTGQVKVADFGLARAVSEVTAASSGVVLGTVAYLSPELVAQGTADARSDVYAAAVVLFELLTGRQPFTAEAPIQVAFAHVHSDFPVPSTVVDWLPAEIDELVASFSAKDPKDRPEDAAAALRALRKVRRDLADDVASRSASPPPFAVAEQEDSAEVDKAEGEAEVETDAAASDNQGETADTLANAKNDTTGGTRALPLATLPPGGAGRAGEDKSDDEAAGKRRRSRPVLRFFVALGILALLGGGGTAAWYFLLGPGEKVAVPTLVGLTRQNAEQALQRVDLEARVTEVFDDTVADGTVIRSTPAAGVKVAKRTVVRLEVSMGIEPATIPAEGLIGVELEAAKLLLAEAGLDGEIQVDEVFDTAVAAGLVLAVEPEGGETVPHNQTIKLTVSKGPEPVVVPKLTGLSLEDAQALADPFDLTVTKDSEASSETVPEGLIISQDPAAGADSFRGQSVGVVISTGMPFVTVPDLVGKNYNDAKSELEALGFVVQRHVPGLDILHRVQQQNPSPGTSARKGSTVTLTIV, from the coding sequence GTGCCACCGACCACCCAAGACCCGCTGATTGGCGCCACCGTTGATGGGCGCTACCGGGTCATCTCGCGCCTGGCGCGCGGCGGCATGGCCACCGTCTACCGAGCCCACGACCAGCGCCTAGACCGCGAAGTGGCGGTCAAAGTGCTGCACCCCCACCTGGCCGAAGGCCAAGAGTTCATTGACCGTTTCAGGCGCGAAGCCCGGGCGGCGGCCAAACTGATCCACCCGTGCATAGTGGCGGTCTACGACCAGGGCAGCTACAACGAAGCGCCCTACCTGGTGATGGAACTGGTCGAAGGCTCCAACCTGCGCACCATGATGCAAGGCTCCGGCCTGCCGCCGGTCGGCAAGGCTCTGGATTTCATGGCCCAAGTGCTAGACGCCCTGGCGGTGGCCCACAGCGCCGGTTTTGTCCACCGCGATGTCAAACCGGAAAACATCCTGATATCGAAAACCGGCCAGGTCAAAGTGGCGGATTTCGGTTTGGCCCGGGCGGTCAGCGAGGTGACGGCGGCCTCTTCCGGGGTGGTTTTGGGCACGGTGGCCTACCTCTCCCCCGAGCTGGTGGCCCAAGGCACAGCCGACGCCCGCTCTGACGTCTACGCCGCCGCCGTGGTGCTATTTGAGCTGCTGACCGGCCGCCAGCCCTTCACGGCCGAGGCTCCCATCCAGGTGGCTTTCGCCCACGTTCACTCCGATTTCCCGGTGCCTTCAACGGTGGTCGACTGGTTGCCGGCTGAAATTGACGAGCTGGTGGCGTCGTTTAGCGCCAAAGACCCGAAGGACCGGCCAGAGGATGCGGCCGCGGCGCTGCGGGCGCTGCGTAAGGTGCGGCGCGATTTGGCCGATGACGTGGCCTCGCGTTCGGCTTCACCTCCGCCTTTCGCGGTGGCTGAGCAGGAGGATTCCGCCGAGGTTGACAAAGCTGAAGGTGAAGCTGAGGTTGAGACTGATGCGGCGGCATCGGACAACCAAGGTGAGACCGCCGATACCCTGGCCAACGCCAAAAACGACACCACTGGCGGTACCAGGGCGTTGCCACTGGCGACGCTGCCGCCTGGCGGGGCTGGGCGCGCTGGGGAAGACAAATCCGACGATGAGGCGGCAGGCAAACGCCGGCGGTCCCGGCCGGTGCTGCGCTTCTTCGTGGCCTTGGGCATCTTGGCGCTGCTGGGCGGCGGCGGGACGGCCGCATGGTACTTCCTGCTTGGGCCCGGTGAAAAGGTAGCGGTGCCGACTCTGGTCGGATTGACCAGGCAGAACGCCGAACAAGCGCTCCAGCGGGTGGATCTGGAGGCCCGGGTGACCGAGGTCTTCGACGACACGGTCGCGGACGGCACCGTCATCCGGTCGACCCCGGCCGCCGGAGTCAAAGTGGCCAAGCGCACGGTGGTGCGCCTGGAGGTGTCTATGGGAATCGAGCCGGCCACAATCCCGGCCGAAGGCCTGATCGGGGTCGAGCTCGAGGCGGCCAAGTTGTTGCTGGCCGAGGCCGGCCTGGACGGCGAGATCCAGGTGGACGAGGTCTTTGACACTGCGGTGGCTGCTGGCTTGGTGCTGGCGGTCGAACCGGAGGGCGGCGAAACGGTGCCGCATAACCAGACCATCAAACTGACAGTGTCGAAGGGGCCCGAACCGGTGGTGGTGCCCAAGCTGACGGGCCTGAGCTTGGAGGACGCCCAGGCCTTGGCTGACCCGTTTGACTTGACGGTGACCAAGGATTCCGAGGCTTCGTCTGAGACGGTGCCAGAAGGGCTGATCATCTCGCAAGACCCGGCGGCCGGGGCGGATTCGTTCAGGGGCCAATCTGTGGGCGTGGTGATTTCGACCGGGATGCCCTTCGTGACGGTGCCAGATTTGGTCGGCAAGAACTACAACGACGCCAAGTCCGAGCTCGAGGCCTTGGGTTTCGTGGTTCAACGACACGTCCCGGGCCTGGACATTCTCCACCGTGTCCAGCAACAGAACCCATCGCCAGGCACGTCCGCGCGCAAAGGCTCGACGGTAACCCTAACCATCGTCTAG